A single region of the Pseudomonas granadensis genome encodes:
- the hisC gene encoding histidinol-phosphate transaminase, which produces MSGNFLALAQPGVQQLSPYVPGKPVDELARELDLDPAKIVKLASNENPLGASPKALAAIREELTELTRYPDGNGFALKSMLAEQCRVELNQVTLGNGSNDILELVARAYLAPGLNAVFSEHAFAVYPIATQAVGAQAKVVPAKDWGHDLPAMLAAIDANTRVVFIANPNNPTGTWFGAEALDEFLQDVPEHVLVVLDEAYIEYAEGSDLPDGLDFLAAYPNLLVSRTFSKAYGLAALRVGYALSTPVVADVLNRVRQPFNVNSLALAAACAALKDEEYLAQSRQLNEAGMRQLQAGLRELGLGWIESKGNFICVDLAQVAAPVFQGLLREGVIVRPVANYGMPNHLRVTIGLPAENSRFLEALRKVLARG; this is translated from the coding sequence ATGAGTGGCAACTTCCTCGCTCTGGCACAGCCGGGCGTGCAACAACTTTCGCCGTACGTTCCGGGCAAGCCTGTGGACGAACTGGCGCGCGAGCTGGATCTGGATCCGGCAAAAATCGTCAAACTGGCGAGCAACGAAAACCCGCTGGGCGCCAGCCCGAAAGCTTTGGCGGCAATTCGCGAAGAGCTGACAGAACTGACCCGTTACCCGGACGGCAACGGTTTCGCGCTGAAATCTATGCTGGCCGAGCAATGCCGCGTCGAGCTGAATCAGGTCACCCTGGGCAACGGCTCCAACGACATTCTCGAGCTGGTTGCCCGCGCCTATCTGGCGCCGGGCCTGAATGCCGTGTTCAGCGAGCACGCTTTCGCTGTATATCCGATTGCTACCCAAGCCGTCGGTGCGCAAGCCAAAGTAGTACCCGCGAAGGATTGGGGGCATGACCTGCCCGCCATGCTCGCGGCCATCGACGCCAATACCCGCGTGGTGTTCATCGCCAACCCGAACAACCCGACCGGTACCTGGTTTGGCGCCGAGGCGCTGGACGAGTTTCTGCAGGACGTGCCGGAACATGTGCTGGTGGTGCTCGACGAGGCTTACATCGAATATGCCGAAGGCAGCGATCTGCCGGACGGCCTCGATTTTCTCGCGGCCTATCCGAATCTGCTGGTGTCGCGCACGTTCTCCAAGGCCTACGGTCTGGCGGCGCTGCGCGTTGGCTACGCACTGTCCACCCCGGTAGTGGCCGACGTGCTGAATCGTGTGCGCCAGCCGTTCAACGTCAACAGCCTCGCCCTGGCGGCCGCCTGTGCCGCGTTGAAGGACGAGGAATATCTGGCGCAAAGCCGTCAGCTCAACGAGGCAGGCATGCGGCAGTTGCAAGCTGGTTTGCGTGAGCTGGGGCTGGGCTGGATCGAATCCAAAGGCAACTTCATCTGCGTCGATCTCGCTCAGGTCGCGGCTCCGGTGTTTCAGGGCTTGCTGCGCGAAGGCGTGATCGTGCGTCCGGTGGCCAACTACGGCATGCCGAACCACCTGCGGGTGACCATCGGTCTGCCGGCGGAAAACAGCCGCTTCCTCGAAGCGCTGCGCAAGGTTCTGGCTCGTGGTTGA
- the mtnA gene encoding S-methyl-5-thioribose-1-phosphate isomerase: MRDRLLAAEKVKAIDWRDGALHLLDQRILPFEETWIAYSSAAGVAEAIRSMVVRGAPAIGISAAYGIVLAARARIAEGGDWYAALEEDFALLADSRPTAVNLFWALGRMHDRLDRVKGNADPLVALEAEAIAIHESDREANLTMAQLGVDLIRKHQGNAQAILTHCNTGALATGGFGTALGVIRAAYIEGMVERVYADETRPWLQGSRLTAWELANEGIPVTLNADSAAAHIMKTKGVTWVIVGADRITANGDVANKIGTYQLAVNAMHHGVRFMVVAPSSTIDMNLASGDDIPIEERAGAELLEVGGKRVGADVEAFNPVFDVTPADLIDAIVTEKGIVERPDTAKMAQLMCRKRLH; encoded by the coding sequence ATGCGCGATCGACTGTTGGCTGCGGAGAAAGTGAAGGCCATCGATTGGCGAGACGGCGCGCTGCACCTGCTGGATCAGCGTATTTTGCCGTTCGAGGAAACCTGGATCGCCTACAGCAGCGCCGCCGGCGTGGCCGAGGCGATCCGCTCGATGGTCGTGCGTGGCGCACCGGCCATCGGCATCAGCGCGGCCTATGGCATTGTGCTCGCGGCCCGCGCGCGGATCGCCGAGGGTGGTGACTGGTACGCGGCGCTGGAGGAAGACTTTGCGCTGTTGGCCGATTCCCGTCCGACCGCAGTCAATCTGTTCTGGGCGCTGGGGCGCATGCACGATCGCCTCGACCGCGTCAAAGGCAACGCCGATCCACTGGTGGCGCTGGAGGCCGAAGCCATCGCCATTCACGAGAGCGATCGCGAAGCCAATCTGACCATGGCGCAGTTGGGCGTCGACCTGATCCGCAAACATCAGGGCAATGCTCAAGCAATTCTCACCCATTGCAACACCGGCGCCCTGGCAACCGGCGGTTTCGGCACGGCGCTGGGGGTGATTCGCGCGGCTTATATTGAAGGCATGGTCGAACGCGTTTACGCCGACGAAACCCGTCCGTGGCTACAGGGTTCGCGCCTGACTGCGTGGGAGCTGGCCAACGAAGGCATTCCGGTGACCCTCAACGCTGACTCCGCCGCCGCGCACATCATGAAAACCAAAGGCGTGACCTGGGTCATCGTTGGCGCCGACCGCATCACCGCCAATGGCGATGTGGCGAACAAGATCGGCACCTATCAACTGGCGGTCAACGCCATGCACCACGGCGTGCGCTTCATGGTCGTGGCGCCGAGCTCGACCATCGACATGAACCTGGCCAGCGGTGACGACATCCCGATCGAAGAGCGCGCCGGCGCCGAATTGCTCGAAGTCGGCGGCAAGCGCGTCGGTGCGGATGTTGAGGCGTTCAACCCGGTGTTTGACGTCACCCCGGCGGACCTGATCGACGCGATCGTCACCGAAAAAGGCATCGTTGAGCGCCCGGACACCGCCAAGATGGCCCAGTTGATGTGCCGCAAGCGCCTGCATTGA
- a CDS encoding bifunctional prephenate dehydrogenase/3-phosphoshikimate 1-carboxyvinyltransferase, with the protein MIGRLVVVGLGLIGGSFAKGLRESGVCREVVGVDLDPQSRKLAVELGVVDRCEDDLAAACQGADVIQLAVPILAMEKLLARLAGMDLGQAILTDVGSAKGNVVRAANEAFGGMPVRFVPGHPIAGSEQSGVEASNGELFRRHKVILTPLEQTDPAALAVVDRLWRELGADVEHMQVERHDEVLAATSHLPHLLAFGLVDSLAKRNENLEIFRYAAGGFRDFTRIAGSDPVMWHDIFLANREAVLRTLDTFRSDLDALRDAVDAGDGHQLLGVFTRARVAREHFSKILARRAYVDAMNSNDLIFLAQPGGRLSGRIRVPGDKSISHRSIMLGSLAEGVTEVEGFLEGEDALATLQAFRDMGVVIEGPHHGRVTIHGVGLHGLKPAPGPIYLGNSGTSMRLLSGLLAAQNFDSTLTGDASLSKRPMNRVANPLREMGAVIETAAEGRPPMTIRGGNKLKGLTYTMPMASAQVKSCLLLAGLYAEGKTTVTEPAPTRDHTERMLRGFGYPVSVEGATASVESGGKLTATHIEVPGDISSSAFFLVAASIAEGSELVLEHVGINPTRTGVIDILRLMGADITLENQREVGGEPVADLRVRAAKLKGIEIPEELVPLAIDEFPVLFVAAACAEGRTVLTGAEELRVKESDRIQVMADGLLALGVKCQPTPDGIIIDGGQIGGGEVHGHGDHRIAMAFSVASLRATAPIRIHDCANVATSFPNFLALCGQVGIRVAQEAQS; encoded by the coding sequence ATGATCGGGCGCCTTGTGGTGGTCGGTCTGGGGTTGATCGGTGGTTCGTTTGCCAAAGGCTTGCGTGAAAGCGGTGTCTGCCGCGAAGTGGTCGGGGTCGATCTCGACCCTCAATCGCGCAAGCTGGCGGTCGAGTTGGGTGTGGTTGATCGCTGCGAAGACGACTTGGCCGCTGCCTGCCAAGGCGCTGACGTGATTCAGTTGGCAGTGCCGATCCTGGCCATGGAAAAACTGCTCGCGCGTCTGGCGGGCATGGATCTGGGGCAGGCGATTCTCACTGATGTCGGCAGCGCCAAGGGCAATGTGGTGCGTGCGGCAAACGAAGCGTTCGGCGGCATGCCGGTGCGTTTCGTGCCGGGGCATCCGATCGCCGGGTCCGAGCAGAGCGGGGTAGAGGCGTCCAATGGCGAGTTGTTCCGTCGTCATAAGGTGATCCTCACGCCGCTTGAGCAGACGGATCCGGCCGCATTGGCTGTGGTCGATCGTCTGTGGCGCGAATTGGGTGCCGACGTCGAGCACATGCAGGTCGAACGGCACGATGAAGTGCTGGCAGCGACCAGCCATCTGCCGCACCTGCTGGCCTTCGGGCTGGTCGATTCATTGGCCAAGCGCAATGAAAATCTTGAGATCTTCCGTTACGCTGCGGGCGGTTTCCGCGATTTCACAAGAATCGCCGGAAGCGACCCGGTGATGTGGCACGACATCTTTCTCGCCAATCGCGAGGCTGTCCTGCGCACACTCGATACATTTCGCAGCGACCTCGACGCCTTGCGCGACGCGGTCGATGCAGGGGATGGGCACCAATTGTTGGGCGTCTTCACGCGCGCCCGGGTTGCCCGCGAGCATTTCAGTAAAATCCTGGCCCGCAGGGCCTATGTGGACGCTATGAATTCCAACGATCTGATCTTCCTGGCTCAACCTGGTGGCCGCCTGTCCGGTCGGATTCGCGTACCGGGTGACAAATCGATTTCCCACCGTTCGATCATGCTCGGCTCGCTGGCCGAAGGCGTCACCGAAGTCGAAGGGTTCCTTGAGGGCGAAGACGCCCTGGCGACCTTGCAGGCGTTCCGCGACATGGGCGTGGTCATCGAGGGCCCGCACCACGGCCGCGTGACCATTCACGGTGTCGGCCTGCACGGCCTGAAACCTGCGCCGGGGCCGATCTATCTGGGCAACTCCGGTACCTCGATGCGTCTGCTGTCCGGCCTGCTGGCGGCGCAGAACTTCGACAGCACCCTGACCGGCGATGCGTCGCTGTCCAAGCGCCCGATGAATCGGGTGGCCAATCCACTGCGTGAAATGGGCGCGGTGATTGAAACCGCAGCAGAAGGTCGTCCACCGATGACCATTCGCGGCGGCAACAAGCTCAAAGGTCTGACGTACACCATGCCGATGGCCAGTGCCCAGGTGAAATCCTGCCTGCTGCTTGCCGGTCTGTACGCCGAAGGCAAAACCACTGTGACCGAGCCGGCGCCAACCCGTGACCACACCGAGCGCATGTTGCGCGGTTTCGGTTACCCGGTGAGCGTCGAAGGTGCTACGGCTTCGGTTGAATCCGGTGGCAAGCTGACCGCGACTCATATCGAAGTGCCGGGCGATATTTCTTCGTCGGCGTTCTTCCTGGTGGCGGCATCGATTGCCGAAGGTTCCGAGCTGGTGCTTGAACACGTCGGCATCAACCCGACCCGCACCGGCGTCATCGACATCCTGCGTCTGATGGGCGCGGACATCACTCTGGAAAACCAGCGTGAAGTCGGCGGCGAGCCTGTGGCTGACCTGCGCGTGCGCGCGGCGAAACTCAAAGGCATCGAGATTCCTGAAGAGCTGGTGCCGTTGGCCATCGATGAGTTTCCGGTGCTGTTCGTGGCGGCTGCATGCGCTGAAGGGCGTACCGTGCTGACCGGTGCCGAAGAGTTGCGGGTCAAGGAATCGGATCGGATTCAGGTGATGGCTGACGGCCTGTTGGCGCTGGGCGTAAAATGCCAGCCAACCCCGGACGGCATCATCATCGACGGCGGTCAGATCGGTGGCGGTGAAGTGCACGGTCACGGTGATCACCGTATCGCCATGGCCTTCAGCGTTGCCTCCTTGCGCGCCACTGCACCGATCCGCATCCATGATTGCGCCAACGTCGCGACGTCGTTCCCCAACTTCCTCGCGCTGTGCGGGCAAGTCGGTATTCGTGTGGCACAAGAGGCTCAGTCGTGA
- the pheA gene encoding prephenate dehydratase, whose amino-acid sequence MSEQELKALRVRIDALDTKVLELISERARCAQEVARVKMASLAEGEVPVFYRPEREAQVLKRVMERNQGPLGNEEMARLFREIMSSCLALEQPLKVAYLGPEGTFTQAAAMKHFGHAVISKPMAAIDEVFREVAAGAVNFGVVPVENSTEGAVNHTLDSFLEHDMVICGEVELRIHHHLLVGENTKTDSISRIYSHAQSLAQCRKWLDAHYPNVERVAVSSNAEAAKRVKGEWNSAAIAGDMAAGLYGLTRLAEKIEDRPDNSTRFLMIGNQEVPPTGDDKTSIIVSMSNKPGALHELLVPFHDNGIDLTRIETRPSRSGKWTYVFFIDFVGHHRDPLIKGVLEKISQEAVALKVLGSYPKAVL is encoded by the coding sequence ATGTCCGAGCAAGAACTCAAGGCACTGCGCGTTCGCATCGACGCTCTGGACACCAAGGTCCTGGAGCTGATCAGTGAGCGTGCGCGTTGCGCCCAGGAAGTTGCGCGCGTGAAGATGGCCTCGCTGGCCGAAGGCGAAGTGCCGGTGTTCTATCGTCCCGAGCGCGAAGCTCAGGTGCTCAAGCGGGTGATGGAGCGCAATCAGGGGCCGCTGGGCAACGAAGAGATGGCGCGGCTGTTCCGCGAAATCATGTCGTCGTGCCTGGCGCTGGAGCAGCCACTTAAAGTGGCGTACCTCGGCCCTGAAGGCACCTTCACCCAAGCGGCGGCGATGAAGCATTTCGGCCACGCGGTGATCAGCAAACCGATGGCGGCAATCGATGAAGTGTTCCGCGAAGTGGCGGCCGGTGCGGTGAATTTTGGCGTGGTCCCGGTGGAAAACTCTACCGAAGGTGCGGTCAATCACACCCTCGACAGTTTTCTCGAGCACGACATGGTGATCTGCGGCGAAGTCGAGCTGCGCATTCACCATCATTTGTTGGTCGGTGAGAACACCAAGACCGACAGCATCAGCCGAATCTATTCCCACGCGCAGTCGCTGGCCCAGTGCCGCAAGTGGCTGGATGCGCATTACCCGAATGTCGAGCGCGTCGCGGTGTCGAGCAACGCCGAAGCGGCCAAGCGGGTCAAGGGCGAGTGGAATTCGGCGGCGATTGCCGGCGACATGGCGGCGGGCCTGTATGGCCTGACGCGTCTGGCCGAGAAGATCGAGGATCGCCCGGACAACTCCACGCGCTTCCTGATGATCGGTAACCAGGAAGTGCCGCCGACCGGCGACGACAAGACGTCGATCATTGTGTCCATGAGCAACAAGCCCGGCGCGCTGCACGAGCTGCTGGTGCCGTTCCATGACAACGGGATCGACCTGACCCGCATCGAAACCCGTCCGTCGCGCAGCGGCAAATGGACGTATGTGTTTTTCATCGACTTCGTCGGCCATCACCGCGATCCGTTGATCAAGGGTGTGCTGGAAAAGATCAGTCAGGAAGCGGTAGCACTCAAAGTGCTGGGTTCCTACCCGAAAGCAGTTCTCTAA
- a CDS encoding TRZ/ATZ family hydrolase: MPKPAIALDLLLLPTWLVPVEPAGVVLKEHGLGIRDGCIVFIGPRAEALKCNATEIRELPDVLLAPGLINAHGHAAMTLFRGLADDLPLMTWLENHIWPAEAKWVDEDFVRDGTDLAIAEQIKGGISCFSDMYFYPKVASERVHNSGIRAQIAIPILDFPIPGASSAAEAIRQGVELFGDLKHHDRIKITFGPHAPYTVGDDNLEKIRVIAEELDAAIHMHVHETAFEVQQAVEQTGERPLARLGRLGLLGPRFQAVHMTQISDDDLALLVESNTSVIHCPESNLKLASGFCPVERLWQAGVNVAVGTDGAASNNDLDLLGETRTAALLAKAVAGSATALDAHRALRMATLNGARALGIDAQVGSLEIGKAADIVAFDLSGLAQQPVYDPVSQLIYATGRDCVKHLWVAGKPLLDDRRLTRMDELQLGATARHWGQRISGHTES, from the coding sequence ATGCCCAAACCTGCCATTGCGCTCGACCTTTTATTGCTGCCGACCTGGCTGGTCCCCGTCGAACCCGCTGGCGTCGTGCTCAAGGAGCACGGCCTGGGCATCCGCGACGGTTGCATCGTGTTTATCGGCCCGCGCGCCGAAGCGCTGAAGTGTAACGCCACTGAAATCCGTGAATTGCCGGATGTGCTGCTCGCCCCCGGCCTGATCAATGCTCACGGTCACGCCGCGATGACATTGTTCCGCGGCCTGGCGGACGACCTGCCGCTGATGACCTGGCTGGAAAATCACATCTGGCCGGCCGAGGCCAAATGGGTCGATGAAGATTTCGTCCGTGACGGCACCGATCTGGCCATTGCCGAGCAGATCAAGGGCGGCATCAGCTGTTTTTCCGACATGTATTTCTACCCCAAGGTCGCCAGCGAGCGCGTGCACAACAGCGGTATTCGCGCGCAGATCGCCATTCCGATCCTCGATTTCCCGATCCCGGGTGCCAGCAGCGCCGCTGAAGCCATCCGTCAGGGCGTCGAGCTGTTTGGCGATCTGAAGCATCACGACCGCATCAAGATCACTTTCGGCCCTCACGCACCCTACACCGTCGGCGACGACAATCTGGAAAAAATCCGCGTGATCGCCGAGGAGCTGGACGCCGCCATTCACATGCACGTCCACGAAACCGCCTTCGAGGTCCAGCAGGCCGTCGAGCAGACCGGCGAGCGACCACTGGCGCGCCTGGGCCGCCTCGGCCTGCTCGGCCCGCGTTTCCAGGCCGTGCACATGACCCAGATCAGCGATGACGACCTCGCGCTGTTGGTAGAAAGCAACACCAGCGTGATCCACTGCCCGGAGTCGAACCTCAAACTGGCCAGCGGTTTTTGCCCGGTCGAGCGTTTGTGGCAGGCTGGAGTGAATGTCGCGGTCGGCACCGATGGCGCCGCCAGCAACAACGATCTCGACCTGCTCGGTGAAACCCGCACCGCGGCCTTGCTGGCCAAAGCCGTTGCCGGTTCGGCCACCGCGCTGGACGCCCACCGTGCGCTGCGCATGGCCACGCTCAACGGAGCACGGGCTCTGGGGATCGACGCGCAAGTCGGCTCGCTGGAAATAGGCAAAGCCGCAGACATCGTGGCTTTCGATCTGTCCGGTCTGGCGCAGCAGCCGGTGTATGACCCGGTTTCGCAGCTTATTTATGCCACCGGCCGCGATTGCGTGAAACACCTGTGGGTCGCTGGCAAGCCACTGCTCGACGACCGGCGCCTGACCCGCATGGACGAACTGCAACTGGGCGCGACCGCGCGCCATTGGGGCCAGCGCATCAGCGGCCACACCGAATCGTAA
- the serC gene encoding 3-phosphoserine/phosphohydroxythreonine transaminase → MSKRAYNFCAGPAALPEAVLQRAQGELLDWHGKGLSVMEMSHRSDEFVSIATQAEQDLRDLLNIPSNYKVLFLQGGASQQFAQIPLNLLPEGGSADYIDTGIWSQKAIEEASRYGHVNVAATAKPYDYFAIPGQNEWNLSKDAAYVHYAPNETIGGLEFQWIPETGDVPLVADMSSDILSRPVDISRFGMIYAGAQKNIGPSGIVVNIIREDLLGKARALCPTMLNYKVAADNGSMYNTPPTLAWYLSGLVFQWLKEQGGVDAIAKLNDVKQRTLYDFIDASGLYSNPINKSDRSWMNVPFRLADDRLDKPFLAGADERGLLNLKGHRSVGGMRASIYNAVDLNAVNALVAYMAEFEKEHG, encoded by the coding sequence GTGAGCAAGCGAGCCTATAACTTCTGCGCCGGTCCTGCGGCGTTGCCTGAAGCTGTTCTGCAGCGCGCCCAGGGTGAACTCCTTGATTGGCATGGCAAGGGTCTGTCGGTCATGGAAATGAGCCATCGCAGCGATGAGTTCGTGTCCATCGCGACCCAGGCCGAGCAGGATCTGCGTGACCTGCTGAATATCCCGTCGAACTACAAAGTGCTGTTCCTGCAGGGCGGCGCCAGCCAGCAATTCGCCCAGATTCCGTTGAATCTGCTGCCTGAAGGCGGCTCGGCCGACTACATCGACACCGGTATCTGGTCGCAGAAAGCCATCGAAGAAGCTTCGCGCTACGGTCATGTCAACGTCGCCGCGACCGCCAAGCCTTACGACTATTTCGCCATTCCCGGCCAGAACGAGTGGAACCTGTCGAAAGACGCCGCTTACGTTCACTACGCGCCGAACGAAACCATCGGCGGTCTGGAATTCCAGTGGATCCCGGAAACCGGCGACGTGCCGCTGGTGGCCGACATGTCTTCGGACATCCTCTCGCGCCCGGTCGACATCTCGCGTTTCGGCATGATCTACGCCGGCGCGCAGAAGAACATCGGCCCGAGCGGCATCGTCGTCAACATCATTCGTGAAGACCTGCTCGGCAAGGCCCGCGCGCTGTGCCCGACCATGCTCAACTACAAGGTCGCGGCCGATAACGGCTCGATGTACAACACGCCGCCGACCCTCGCCTGGTACCTCTCCGGTCTGGTGTTCCAGTGGCTGAAGGAGCAGGGCGGCGTCGACGCGATCGCTAAACTGAACGACGTCAAGCAGCGCACCCTGTACGATTTCATCGACGCCAGCGGCCTCTACAGCAACCCGATCAACAAGTCGGATCGCTCGTGGATGAACGTGCCGTTCCGTCTGGCCGATGATCGTCTGGACAAGCCGTTCCTCGCCGGCGCCGACGAGCGCGGTCTGCTCAACCTCAAGGGCCACCGCTCGGTGGGCGGCATGCGCGCCTCCATCTACAACGCCGTCGACCTCAACGCGGTCAACGCGCTGGTGGCCTACATGGCTGAATTCGAGAAGGAACACGGCTGA
- the gyrA gene encoding DNA gyrase subunit A: MGELAKEILPVNIEDELKQSYLDYAMSVIVGRALPDARDGLKPVHRRVLFAMSELGNDFNKPYKKSARVVGDVIGKYHPHGDTAVYDTIVRMAQPFSLRYLLVDGQGNFGSVDGDNAAAMRYTEVRMTKLAHELLADLHKETVDWVPNYDGTELIPAVMPTRVPNLLVNGSSGIAVGMATNIPPHNLGEVIDGCLALIDNPELTVDELMQYIPGPDFPTAAIINGRAGIIEAYRTGRGRIYMRARSIIEDIDKVGGRQQIVITELPYQLNKARLIEKIAELVKEKKLEGITELRDESDKDGMRVVIELRRGEVPEVILNNLYAQTQLQSVFGINIVALIDGRPRILNLKDLLEAFVRHRREVVTRRTVFELRKARERGHILEGQAVALSNIDPVIALIKASPTPSEAKEALVSTPWESSAVVAMVERAGADSCRPENLDPQYGLREGKYFLSPEQAQAILELRLHRLTGLEHEKLLAEYQEILNQIGELIRILNSAVRLMEVIREELEVIRAEYGDQRRTEILDARLDLTLGDMIPEEERVVTISHGGYAKTQPLAAYQAQRRGGKGKSATGVKDEDYIAHLLVANSHTTLLLFSSKGKVYWLKTYEIPEASRAARGRPLVNLLPLSEGEYITTMLPVDLEAMKRQADEEEAEGVEADVEEIENSNETDEERRARIKAADRKKAPFIFMSTANGTVKKTPLVAFSRQRSVGLIALELDEGDILISAAITDGEQEIMLFSDGGKVTRFKESEVRAMGRTARGVRGMRLPEGQKLISMLIPEEGSQILTASERGYGKRTAITEFPEYKRGGQGVIAMVSNERNGRLVGAVQVQDGEEIMLISDQGTLVRTRVDEVSSLGRNTQGVTLIKLAKDETLVGLERVQEPSEIEGEELEGEEGEEFEGTVGIDEAADDQQLDAAADEEPQE; this comes from the coding sequence ATGGGCGAACTGGCCAAAGAAATCCTCCCGGTCAATATCGAAGACGAGCTGAAACAGTCCTACCTCGACTACGCAATGAGCGTAATCGTCGGCCGAGCACTGCCGGACGCGCGCGATGGCCTCAAGCCCGTGCACCGTCGCGTGCTGTTCGCGATGAGCGAGCTGGGCAACGACTTCAACAAGCCGTACAAGAAATCTGCCCGTGTCGTCGGCGACGTGATCGGTAAGTATCACCCGCACGGTGACACTGCCGTGTACGACACCATCGTTCGTATGGCCCAGCCGTTCTCCCTGCGTTACCTGCTGGTCGACGGCCAGGGCAACTTCGGTTCTGTCGACGGCGACAATGCCGCGGCCATGCGATACACCGAAGTGCGCATGACCAAGCTGGCGCACGAGCTGCTGGCCGACCTGCACAAGGAAACCGTGGACTGGGTGCCGAACTACGACGGCACCGAACTGATCCCGGCGGTCATGCCGACCCGCGTACCGAACCTGCTGGTCAACGGTTCCAGCGGTATCGCCGTGGGCATGGCGACCAACATCCCGCCGCACAACCTCGGTGAAGTCATCGACGGTTGCCTGGCGCTCATCGACAACCCCGAGCTGACCGTCGACGAGCTGATGCAATACATTCCCGGTCCGGACTTCCCGACCGCGGCGATCATCAACGGTCGCGCCGGCATCATCGAAGCCTACCGTACCGGTCGTGGGCGCATTTACATGCGCGCCCGCTCGATCATCGAAGACATCGACAAGGTCGGTGGCCGTCAGCAGATCGTCATCACCGAACTCCCTTACCAGCTGAACAAGGCGCGCTTGATCGAGAAGATCGCCGAGCTGGTCAAAGAGAAGAAGCTCGAAGGCATCACCGAACTGCGGGACGAGTCCGACAAGGACGGTATGCGCGTGGTAATCGAGCTGCGTCGCGGTGAAGTGCCTGAGGTGATCCTCAACAACCTCTACGCCCAGACCCAGCTGCAGTCGGTATTCGGCATCAACATTGTGGCGCTGATCGACGGCCGCCCGCGCATCCTTAATCTCAAGGATCTGCTCGAAGCGTTCGTTCGTCATCGTCGCGAAGTCGTCACCCGCCGTACGGTGTTCGAACTGCGCAAGGCCCGCGAGCGTGGTCACATTCTCGAAGGCCAGGCCGTTGCCCTGTCGAACATCGACCCGGTCATCGCCCTGATCAAGGCTTCGCCGACGCCGTCGGAAGCCAAGGAAGCGCTGGTCAGCACACCGTGGGAATCCTCGGCAGTGGTGGCCATGGTCGAGCGTGCCGGTGCCGATTCGTGCCGTCCGGAAAACCTCGATCCGCAATACGGTCTGCGCGAAGGCAAGTACTTCCTGTCGCCGGAACAGGCGCAAGCCATTCTCGAACTGCGTCTGCACCGTCTGACCGGTCTGGAGCACGAAAAGCTGCTGGCCGAGTATCAAGAGATCCTCAACCAGATCGGCGAGCTGATTCGTATCCTCAACAGCGCCGTGCGCCTGATGGAAGTGATCCGCGAAGAGCTGGAAGTGATCCGCGCCGAATACGGCGATCAGCGCCGCACCGAAATCCTCGATGCGCGTCTCGACCTGACCCTGGGCGACATGATCCCGGAAGAAGAGCGCGTGGTGACCATCTCCCACGGCGGCTACGCCAAGACCCAGCCATTGGCGGCGTATCAGGCGCAGCGTCGTGGCGGCAAAGGCAAATCGGCCACCGGCGTCAAGGATGAGGACTACATCGCTCACCTGCTGGTTGCCAACAGCCACACCACGCTGCTGCTGTTCTCCAGCAAGGGCAAGGTGTACTGGCTCAAGACCTACGAGATCCCGGAAGCGTCCCGCGCCGCCCGTGGTCGTCCGCTGGTCAACCTGCTGCCGCTGAGTGAAGGCGAGTACATCACCACCATGCTGCCGGTCGATCTCGAAGCCATGAAGCGTCAGGCTGATGAAGAAGAAGCCGAAGGCGTCGAGGCTGATGTAGAAGAGATCGAAAACAGCAACGAAACCGACGAAGAGCGCCGCGCACGCATCAAGGCTGCCGATCGCAAGAAAGCGCCGTTCATCTTCATGTCGACTGCCAACGGTACCGTGAAGAAGACCCCGCTGGTGGCCTTCAGCCGTCAGCGCAGCGTCGGTCTGATCGCGCTGGAGCTGGACGAAGGCGACATCCTGATCTCCGCCGCCATTACCGATGGCGAGCAGGAAATCATGCTGTTCTCCGACGGCGGCAAGGTCACCCGCTTCAAGGAATCCGAAGTCCGCGCCATGGGCCGTACCGCTCGCGGTGTTCGCGGCATGCGTCTGCCGGAAGGGCAAAAGCTGATTTCCATGCTGATTCCGGAAGAAGGCAGCCAGATTCTCACCGCTTCCGAGCGCGGTTATGGCAAGCGCACGGCGATCACCGAGTTCCCTGAGTACAAGCGTGGCGGTCAGGGCGTTATCGCCATGGTCAGCAACGAGCGTAACGGCCGACTGGTCGGCGCGGTGCAGGTGCAGGACGGTGAAGAAATCATGCTGATCTCCGATCAGGGCACCCTGGTGCGCACCCGTGTCGACGAAGTGTCGAGCCTGGGTCGTAACACTCAAGGTGTAACGCTGATCAAACTGGCCAAGGATGAAACCCTGGTCGGCCTTGAGCGGGTTCAGGAGCCTTCGGAAATCGAAGGTGAAGAGCTTGAAGGTGAAGAGGGCGAGGAATTCGAGGGCACCGTCGGTATCGACGAGGCCGCAGATGACCAGCAACTCGACGCCGCAGCTGACGAAGAGCCGCAAGAATAA